Proteins found in one Crassostrea angulata isolate pt1a10 chromosome 3, ASM2561291v2, whole genome shotgun sequence genomic segment:
- the LOC128178037 gene encoding uncharacterized protein LOC128178037 isoform X3: protein MTSGPFPAAPRCLSITASPLLNRAGLQLVITWAGPADGSFLFLRGFYLEIAQSSNTYPAGSYIIDLSDNGHIFSNKSLFSLLTNETFQMRCEYNEPLTQPLYVYVSSLPSPSDLNYLDDACKLTLDYPPSISNTAEMSLGITAVNMNPPTNGISYKEDKDWYAVAIIIPSAVIVTLLTSVIILSLWRKRKLSTRVSIPSESDQHNSGQSEFYQPLSDQSEFYQPLSDQSEFCPSTPSQSRDSSNQSESNLSTCVSEQISIISTFEQSDPIQYISDQSGFDRSGSGQSLPLPLMYNQSGSCPLHSNQSVTILNTMEPPGSHFLYDISEASSASSEHTEDICTQLGLRVSVDQLRGSHVCRTKYVRDWLYELECVTPEVCNQRDSKTSTIDEEIKQEFLMLNFSKIV from the exons ATGACGTCTGGGCCATTTCCTGCCGCCCCTAGATGTCTCAGTATCACGGCGAGTCCTCTACTAAACAGGGCGGGGCTACAGCTGGTGATCACGTGGGCAGGACCTGCTGATG gaTCCTTTTTATTCCTTCGAGGATTTTACCTGGAAATAGCTCAATCCTCCAACACCTATCCAGCTGGAAGTTACATCATAGATCTCAGTGATAATGGCCACATCTTCAGCAATAAATCTTTGTTCTCCTTATTAACG aatGAGACTTTCCAGATGAGGTGTGAGTATAATGAACCGTTAACACAGCCCCTCTACGTCTATGTATCGAGTCTGCCATCTCCTTCTGATCTGAATTATCTGGATGATGCTTGTAAATTAACCCTCGACTATCCTCCATCTATTTCCAACACCGCCGAGATGTCATTGGGAATAACCGCTGTGAATATGAATCCTCCTACAAATG GAATATCCTATAAAGAGGACAAAGATTGGTATGCCGTCGCAATAATAATTCCTTCAGCTGTAATTGTTACATTACTTACTAGTGTCAtcattctctctctctggcGAAAACGAAAACTGTCGACCAGAGTGTCTATTCCATCAGAATCCGATCAGCACAATTCTGGCCAATCAGAATTTTATCAGCCACTTTCTGACCAATCAGAATTTTATCAGCCACTTTCTGACCAATCAGAATTTTGCCCCTCTACACCAAGTCAATCAAGAGATAGTTCCAACCAGTCAGAATCCAATCTATCAACTTGTGTATCAGAACAAATCTCTATCATATCTACATTTGAACAGTCGGATCCTATTCAATACATCTCTGACCAATCAGGATTTGACCGATCGGGTTCTGGCCAATCATTGCCTTTACCACTTATGTATAACCAATCAGGATCTTGTCCACTGCATTCTAACCAATCAGTGACTATACTTAACACAATGGAACCACCAGGATCTCATTTTTTATATGACATCTCGGAGGCTAGTTCCGCTAGCTCTGAACATACAGAGGATATATGTACACAACTAGGTTTGCGTGTATCCGTCGACCAACTACGTGGCAGTCATGTTTGTCGGACGAAATATGTCAGAGATTGGCTGTATGAACTAGAATGTGTAACACCGGAAGTGTGTAATCAAAGGGACTCAAAAACGTCGACAATAGATGAAGAAATCAAACAGGAGTTTCTCATGttaaatttttccaaaattgtgtag
- the LOC128178037 gene encoding uncharacterized protein LOC128178037 isoform X1 has protein sequence MPIVARSRYIWILCLHLWIVNAVFRDLLSCRANIRCSSQRNVTCRFIDAGPFTTVHMTSGPFPAAPRCLSITASPLLNRAGLQLVITWAGPADGSFLFLRGFYLEIAQSSNTYPAGSYIIDLSDNGHIFSNKSLFSLLTNETFQMRCEYNEPLTQPLYVYVSSLPSPSDLNYLDDACKLTLDYPPSISNTAEMSLGITAVNMNPPTNGISYKEDKDWYAVAIIIPSAVIVTLLTSVIILSLWRKRKLSTRVSIPSESDQHNSGQSEFYQPLSDQSEFYQPLSDQSEFCPSTPSQSRDSSNQSESNLSTCVSEQISIISTFEQSDPIQYISDQSGFDRSGSGQSLPLPLMYNQSGSCPLHSNQSVTILNTMEPPGSHFLYDISEASSASSEHTEDICTQLGLRVSVDQLRGSHVCRTKYVRDWLYELECVTPEVCNQRDSKTSTIDEEIKQEFLMLNFSKIV, from the exons ATGCCCATTGTTGCTCGGTCTCGTTACATTTGGATTCTGTGTTTACACCTGTGGATTGTCAATGCCGTCTTTCGTGATCTTCTTTCATGTCGGGCTAACATCAGATGCTCCTCACAG AGAAACGTGACATGCCGCTTCATTGATGCAGGACCTTTTACAACtg TTCATATGACGTCTGGGCCATTTCCTGCCGCCCCTAGATGTCTCAGTATCACGGCGAGTCCTCTACTAAACAGGGCGGGGCTACAGCTGGTGATCACGTGGGCAGGACCTGCTGATG gaTCCTTTTTATTCCTTCGAGGATTTTACCTGGAAATAGCTCAATCCTCCAACACCTATCCAGCTGGAAGTTACATCATAGATCTCAGTGATAATGGCCACATCTTCAGCAATAAATCTTTGTTCTCCTTATTAACG aatGAGACTTTCCAGATGAGGTGTGAGTATAATGAACCGTTAACACAGCCCCTCTACGTCTATGTATCGAGTCTGCCATCTCCTTCTGATCTGAATTATCTGGATGATGCTTGTAAATTAACCCTCGACTATCCTCCATCTATTTCCAACACCGCCGAGATGTCATTGGGAATAACCGCTGTGAATATGAATCCTCCTACAAATG GAATATCCTATAAAGAGGACAAAGATTGGTATGCCGTCGCAATAATAATTCCTTCAGCTGTAATTGTTACATTACTTACTAGTGTCAtcattctctctctctggcGAAAACGAAAACTGTCGACCAGAGTGTCTATTCCATCAGAATCCGATCAGCACAATTCTGGCCAATCAGAATTTTATCAGCCACTTTCTGACCAATCAGAATTTTATCAGCCACTTTCTGACCAATCAGAATTTTGCCCCTCTACACCAAGTCAATCAAGAGATAGTTCCAACCAGTCAGAATCCAATCTATCAACTTGTGTATCAGAACAAATCTCTATCATATCTACATTTGAACAGTCGGATCCTATTCAATACATCTCTGACCAATCAGGATTTGACCGATCGGGTTCTGGCCAATCATTGCCTTTACCACTTATGTATAACCAATCAGGATCTTGTCCACTGCATTCTAACCAATCAGTGACTATACTTAACACAATGGAACCACCAGGATCTCATTTTTTATATGACATCTCGGAGGCTAGTTCCGCTAGCTCTGAACATACAGAGGATATATGTACACAACTAGGTTTGCGTGTATCCGTCGACCAACTACGTGGCAGTCATGTTTGTCGGACGAAATATGTCAGAGATTGGCTGTATGAACTAGAATGTGTAACACCGGAAGTGTGTAATCAAAGGGACTCAAAAACGTCGACAATAGATGAAGAAATCAAACAGGAGTTTCTCATGttaaatttttccaaaattgtgtag
- the LOC128178037 gene encoding uncharacterized protein LOC128178037 isoform X2, protein MLLTVHMTSGPFPAAPRCLSITASPLLNRAGLQLVITWAGPADGSFLFLRGFYLEIAQSSNTYPAGSYIIDLSDNGHIFSNKSLFSLLTNETFQMRCEYNEPLTQPLYVYVSSLPSPSDLNYLDDACKLTLDYPPSISNTAEMSLGITAVNMNPPTNGISYKEDKDWYAVAIIIPSAVIVTLLTSVIILSLWRKRKLSTRVSIPSESDQHNSGQSEFYQPLSDQSEFYQPLSDQSEFCPSTPSQSRDSSNQSESNLSTCVSEQISIISTFEQSDPIQYISDQSGFDRSGSGQSLPLPLMYNQSGSCPLHSNQSVTILNTMEPPGSHFLYDISEASSASSEHTEDICTQLGLRVSVDQLRGSHVCRTKYVRDWLYELECVTPEVCNQRDSKTSTIDEEIKQEFLMLNFSKIV, encoded by the exons ATGCTCCTCACAG TTCATATGACGTCTGGGCCATTTCCTGCCGCCCCTAGATGTCTCAGTATCACGGCGAGTCCTCTACTAAACAGGGCGGGGCTACAGCTGGTGATCACGTGGGCAGGACCTGCTGATG gaTCCTTTTTATTCCTTCGAGGATTTTACCTGGAAATAGCTCAATCCTCCAACACCTATCCAGCTGGAAGTTACATCATAGATCTCAGTGATAATGGCCACATCTTCAGCAATAAATCTTTGTTCTCCTTATTAACG aatGAGACTTTCCAGATGAGGTGTGAGTATAATGAACCGTTAACACAGCCCCTCTACGTCTATGTATCGAGTCTGCCATCTCCTTCTGATCTGAATTATCTGGATGATGCTTGTAAATTAACCCTCGACTATCCTCCATCTATTTCCAACACCGCCGAGATGTCATTGGGAATAACCGCTGTGAATATGAATCCTCCTACAAATG GAATATCCTATAAAGAGGACAAAGATTGGTATGCCGTCGCAATAATAATTCCTTCAGCTGTAATTGTTACATTACTTACTAGTGTCAtcattctctctctctggcGAAAACGAAAACTGTCGACCAGAGTGTCTATTCCATCAGAATCCGATCAGCACAATTCTGGCCAATCAGAATTTTATCAGCCACTTTCTGACCAATCAGAATTTTATCAGCCACTTTCTGACCAATCAGAATTTTGCCCCTCTACACCAAGTCAATCAAGAGATAGTTCCAACCAGTCAGAATCCAATCTATCAACTTGTGTATCAGAACAAATCTCTATCATATCTACATTTGAACAGTCGGATCCTATTCAATACATCTCTGACCAATCAGGATTTGACCGATCGGGTTCTGGCCAATCATTGCCTTTACCACTTATGTATAACCAATCAGGATCTTGTCCACTGCATTCTAACCAATCAGTGACTATACTTAACACAATGGAACCACCAGGATCTCATTTTTTATATGACATCTCGGAGGCTAGTTCCGCTAGCTCTGAACATACAGAGGATATATGTACACAACTAGGTTTGCGTGTATCCGTCGACCAACTACGTGGCAGTCATGTTTGTCGGACGAAATATGTCAGAGATTGGCTGTATGAACTAGAATGTGTAACACCGGAAGTGTGTAATCAAAGGGACTCAAAAACGTCGACAATAGATGAAGAAATCAAACAGGAGTTTCTCATGttaaatttttccaaaattgtgtag